One part of the Treponema peruense genome encodes these proteins:
- the hisD gene encoding histidinol dehydrogenase — protein sequence MIKIQSADQVEDSFFNGRDFGDSIDTVRTVLNNVRQSGDSALHEYSEKFDVSAPASFLIPQEELKAAAEKMKKNEPELYESLCYSHDMALKFAKKQKECFTDFETELESGVFTGQKNIPVEKAGVYVPAGRFPLVSTVVMTVTPAAAAGVKEIILCTPPRVHPDDKKNAEGRGTPGNAYVGGKPYADENIMAAAYICGVTKAYACGGSQAIAAMAFGTQSIPRTDVIVGPGNKFVAEAKKLVYGTVGIDMIAGPTEVFIIADSSADPKWLAADLLAQAEHDVVAQPVMVTTDKVLAERTAEEIEKQIETLSTKNTARQSIDTCGRIIIAQSLEQAAELANRKAPEHLEIAMDEGSERDRVVSLVHNYGSLFIGHGAAEVFGDYSAGLNHTLPTSGSARFTGGLSVRMFLKTVTTLRTDNKLEGAKKSARAAGYLGDAEGLAAHARAARLRLE from the coding sequence ATGATTAAGATACAAAGTGCAGATCAGGTTGAAGATTCCTTTTTTAACGGCCGCGATTTTGGCGACTCAATAGACACTGTCCGTACAGTACTCAACAATGTGCGCCAGTCCGGAGATTCTGCACTGCATGAATACAGTGAAAAATTTGACGTATCGGCTCCGGCATCATTTCTTATTCCGCAGGAGGAACTTAAAGCCGCTGCAGAAAAGATGAAAAAAAACGAGCCTGAACTTTATGAATCACTCTGCTACTCTCACGACATGGCTTTGAAGTTTGCAAAAAAACAGAAGGAATGTTTTACAGATTTTGAAACTGAACTTGAAAGCGGCGTTTTTACAGGACAGAAAAATATTCCAGTAGAAAAGGCAGGCGTTTATGTTCCGGCAGGAAGATTCCCGCTTGTATCTACAGTAGTCATGACCGTAACACCGGCCGCTGCAGCAGGTGTAAAAGAAATAATTCTGTGTACACCGCCGAGGGTTCACCCTGATGACAAAAAAAATGCAGAAGGCAGGGGAACACCGGGAAATGCATACGTTGGCGGAAAACCGTACGCCGATGAAAACATAATGGCAGCGGCCTACATCTGCGGTGTAACAAAAGCATACGCCTGCGGTGGAAGTCAGGCAATTGCCGCTATGGCTTTCGGTACACAGTCTATTCCGCGTACAGACGTTATTGTAGGACCGGGCAATAAATTCGTTGCAGAAGCAAAAAAGCTTGTGTACGGAACAGTAGGAATTGACATGATTGCAGGACCAACAGAAGTTTTCATTATTGCTGACTCAAGTGCCGATCCAAAATGGCTTGCAGCAGACCTTCTTGCACAGGCCGAACACGATGTTGTTGCCCAGCCGGTTATGGTTACAACAGACAAAGTTCTGGCAGAACGCACGGCAGAAGAAATAGAAAAACAGATCGAAACTCTTTCTACAAAAAATACTGCAAGACAAAGTATAGACACCTGCGGAAGAATAATCATCGCACAGTCCCTTGAACAGGCCGCTGAACTTGCAAACAGAAAAGCCCCGGAACACCTTGAAATTGCAATGGATGAAGGAAGCGAAAGAGACAGAGTTGTTTCACTCGTGCACAATTACGGTTCTCTTTTTATAGGACACGGGGCAGCAGAAGTTTTCGGAGACTATTCTGCAGGACTCAACCACACTCTGCCAACATCAGGAAGCGCAAGATTCACAGGCGGACTTTCTGTAAGGATGTTCCTTAAGACCGTAACGACCCTCAGAACAGACAATAAACTTGAAGGTGCAAAAAAATCTGCACGCGCTGCAGGTTATCTTGGTGATGCAGAAGGACTTGCCGCACACGCAAGAGCTGCAAGACTCAGACTTGAATAA
- the def gene encoding peptide deformylase: MKIYKLGEEILRQKCEPVKAEEINDEMRALFEEMFKTMTSANGVGLAAPQVGIAKRFFVLTADDDVKRVFINPEITKTSAETSEYEEGCLSIPGFSEKIIRPVKVSVAALNEFGKPFVIENADGLLARIIQHENDHLDGYLYIDRGDSDFAKQTEEQFKKRVERNAKKLAAREAKKASIEAKIAAKKAKKGK, translated from the coding sequence ATGAAAATTTATAAACTTGGTGAAGAAATTCTCCGCCAGAAATGCGAGCCGGTAAAGGCCGAAGAAATAAACGACGAAATGCGCGCTCTTTTTGAAGAAATGTTCAAAACGATGACCAGCGCAAATGGAGTGGGTCTTGCCGCACCGCAGGTCGGAATAGCAAAAAGATTTTTTGTACTCACTGCCGATGACGATGTAAAACGCGTATTCATAAATCCAGAGATAACCAAAACTTCTGCAGAAACTTCTGAATACGAAGAAGGATGCCTTTCCATTCCGGGATTTTCTGAAAAAATCATTCGACCGGTAAAAGTATCTGTTGCGGCCCTGAACGAATTCGGAAAACCGTTTGTAATAGAAAATGCAGACGGCCTTCTTGCAAGAATTATCCAGCACGAAAACGATCATCTTGACGGATACCTTTACATTGATCGTGGTGACAGTGATTTTGCAAAACAGACAGAAGAGCAGTTCAAAAAAAGAGTTGAACGCAATGCAAAAAAACTTGCCGCACGCGAAGCAAAAAAAGCCAGCATAGAAGCAAAAATTGCTGCAAAAAAAGCAAAGAAAGGTAAATAG